The Microbacterium sp. LWO12-1.2 genome includes a window with the following:
- a CDS encoding iron-siderophore ABC transporter substrate-binding protein translates to MRTSRLLAAGIAAALALSLAACATPKTDDTADVVGANPADPSAFPVTIEHVYGETTIAEKPERIATIAWANHEVPLALGVVPVGMSKATWGDDDDNGVLPWVEEKLDELGADTPVLFDETDGIDYEAVADTEPDVILAAYSGLTQEEYDTLSKIAPVVAYPKVAWGTSVDDMIELNSKALGLEAEGQALIEDLHADSEAALEENSILKDKKVLFAYVDPTDLSQIGYYTAIDTRPGFLHDDLGLPLPSIVEENAGSDQFYLTVSSEEADKFADVDVFVTYGDDSLIATLQADPLLSKIPAIAEGRIAILPDATPVAASANPSPLSIPWGLSDYLALLAAPLAAK, encoded by the coding sequence GTGCGCACCTCTCGACTTCTCGCTGCCGGTATCGCCGCAGCGCTCGCTCTCAGTCTCGCCGCGTGTGCCACGCCGAAGACCGATGACACCGCAGACGTGGTCGGCGCCAATCCGGCTGACCCCTCCGCCTTCCCGGTCACGATCGAGCACGTGTACGGCGAGACCACGATCGCCGAGAAGCCCGAGCGCATCGCCACGATCGCGTGGGCGAACCACGAGGTGCCGCTGGCCCTCGGCGTCGTCCCGGTCGGCATGAGCAAGGCCACCTGGGGTGACGACGACGACAACGGCGTGCTGCCCTGGGTCGAGGAGAAGCTCGACGAGCTGGGCGCCGACACCCCTGTGCTGTTCGATGAGACCGACGGCATCGACTACGAGGCTGTGGCCGACACCGAGCCCGACGTCATCCTCGCCGCCTACTCCGGTCTGACGCAGGAGGAGTACGACACCCTCTCCAAGATCGCTCCGGTCGTCGCCTACCCCAAGGTCGCCTGGGGGACCTCGGTCGACGACATGATCGAGCTGAACTCGAAGGCACTCGGCCTGGAGGCAGAGGGGCAGGCGCTGATCGAGGACCTGCACGCCGATTCCGAGGCAGCGCTCGAGGAGAACAGCATCCTCAAGGACAAGAAGGTCCTGTTCGCCTACGTCGACCCGACCGACCTCAGCCAGATCGGCTACTACACGGCGATCGACACGCGCCCCGGCTTCCTGCACGACGACCTGGGGCTCCCGCTCCCGTCGATCGTCGAGGAGAACGCCGGCAGCGACCAGTTCTACCTCACGGTCAGCTCGGAAGAGGCCGACAAGTTCGCCGACGTCGATGTGTTCGTCACCTACGGAGACGACTCGCTCATCGCCACGCTGCAGGCCGACCCGCTGCTCTCCAAGATCCCGGCCATCGCCGAGGGGCGGATCGCGATCCTGCCCGACGCCACCCCAGTCGCGGCATCCGCGAACCCCTCGCCGCTGTCGATCCCGTGGGGTCTGAGCGACTACCTGGCCCTTCTGGCCGCGCCGCTCGCGGCGAAGTGA
- a CDS encoding ABC transporter ATP-binding protein: protein MTVSHTLSAEGVTLSYGDRTIIDTLDLQISPGKITTIVGANGCGKSTLLRSLARLLSPSAGQVVLDGKSVHARPTKEVARILGLLPQSPVAPEGIAVADLVGRGRHPHQKVLARWSAHDYEVVADALAATGTTELADRSVDELSGGQRQRVWIAMALAQETDILLLDEPTTFLDVAHQVEVLDLLTDLSVSRGTTIVMVLHDLNLAARYADELVAMKEGRVHAIGAPQDVVTASLVEEVFGLANQITIDPVSGKPMVTPIGRHHVR from the coding sequence GTGACCGTCTCGCACACACTGTCGGCGGAGGGGGTCACCCTCTCGTACGGCGACCGCACCATCATCGACACGCTCGACCTGCAGATCAGCCCCGGCAAGATCACCACGATCGTCGGGGCGAACGGATGCGGCAAGTCGACGCTGCTGCGTTCGCTCGCCCGGCTCCTGTCGCCCAGTGCCGGACAGGTCGTGCTCGACGGCAAGTCGGTGCACGCACGTCCGACCAAGGAGGTCGCCCGTATCCTCGGCCTGCTGCCGCAGTCGCCGGTCGCGCCCGAGGGCATCGCCGTCGCCGATCTGGTGGGCCGAGGCCGCCATCCGCACCAGAAGGTGCTCGCGCGCTGGAGCGCCCATGACTACGAGGTCGTGGCAGACGCCCTCGCGGCCACGGGGACGACCGAGCTCGCCGACCGCAGCGTCGACGAGCTGTCGGGCGGGCAGCGCCAGCGCGTGTGGATCGCGATGGCGCTCGCGCAGGAGACCGACATCCTGCTGCTCGACGAGCCGACCACGTTCCTCGACGTCGCGCACCAGGTCGAGGTGCTCGACCTGCTCACCGACCTGAGCGTCTCGCGCGGCACGACCATCGTGATGGTGCTGCACGACCTCAACCTCGCCGCGCGTTACGCCGACGAGCTGGTCGCCATGAAGGAGGGACGGGTGCACGCGATCGGCGCACCGCAGGATGTCGTCACCGCCTCCCTCGTCGAAGAGGTCTTCGGCCTCGCCAATCAGATCACCATCGACCCTGTCTCCGGCAAGCCGATGGTCACACCCATCGGGAGGCACCATGTCCGCTGA
- a CDS encoding FecCD family ABC transporter permease produces the protein MKQNTAAQPPASGDLAAGVAAIIAGRRARHRRHAIATIVLGILLFALFAVALMVGNTFYTPEQVIRVILGETVPGASFTVGELRLPRTVLAVLAGVSFGIAGVCFQTLLRNPLASPDIIGISDGAGAAAVLGIIVLSLNGPVVSLLALGGALVTAGVIYLLSIKGGFAGTRLILIGIGIAAMLQSVISYMLSRAASWDIQTAMQWLTGSLNNASWERVTPLAIAAAVILPLMLTQGRALGALQLGDDSASGLGVRVNRTRLLFILGAVALLAFATAATGPIAFVAFMAGPIAARITGPGANLLLPSAFVGAVLVLGGDLIGQYALGARYPVGVITGVLGAPYLIYLLIRTNRTGGSL, from the coding sequence GTGAAGCAGAACACCGCTGCGCAACCTCCCGCTTCCGGCGACCTCGCTGCCGGTGTCGCCGCGATCATCGCCGGACGCCGCGCCCGCCATCGCCGCCACGCGATCGCCACCATCGTGCTGGGCATCCTGTTGTTCGCCCTCTTCGCCGTCGCGCTCATGGTGGGCAACACGTTCTACACGCCCGAGCAGGTCATCCGCGTGATCCTCGGCGAGACCGTGCCCGGCGCGTCCTTCACCGTCGGCGAGCTGCGATTGCCGCGCACGGTGCTGGCCGTGCTCGCCGGCGTCTCGTTCGGCATCGCGGGCGTGTGCTTCCAGACCCTGCTGCGCAATCCGCTCGCCTCGCCCGACATCATCGGCATCTCCGATGGCGCGGGCGCCGCAGCCGTGCTCGGCATCATCGTGCTGTCGCTGAACGGACCCGTCGTCTCGCTGCTGGCCCTCGGCGGCGCGCTCGTGACCGCAGGAGTGATCTACCTGCTCTCGATCAAGGGCGGCTTCGCCGGCACCCGACTGATCCTGATCGGCATCGGTATCGCGGCCATGCTGCAGAGCGTCATCTCGTACATGCTGTCGCGCGCCGCGAGCTGGGACATCCAGACCGCCATGCAGTGGCTCACCGGCAGCCTGAACAACGCGTCCTGGGAGCGGGTGACGCCGCTGGCGATCGCCGCAGCCGTCATCCTGCCGCTGATGCTCACGCAGGGCAGGGCGCTGGGTGCCCTGCAGCTGGGCGACGACTCGGCCTCGGGTCTCGGCGTGCGCGTGAATCGCACTCGGCTCCTGTTCATCCTCGGCGCGGTGGCGCTGCTGGCCTTCGCCACCGCCGCGACCGGGCCCATCGCGTTCGTCGCCTTCATGGCCGGACCCATCGCCGCCCGCATCACGGGGCCGGGCGCGAACCTGCTGCTGCCCAGCGCGTTCGTCGGTGCGGTGCTGGTGCTCGGTGGTGACCTGATCGGCCAGTACGCCCTCGGCGCCCGCTACCCGGTCGGCGTCATCACGGGTGTGCTCGGCGCGCCCTATCTGATCTATCTCCTCATCCGCACCAACCGCACTGGGGGCTCGCTGTGA
- a CDS encoding siderophore-interacting protein, with amino-acid sequence MSAETTTERPTYVLARAEVRAVNRVSPSFVRVTFGGDELFEFGTPGDVFDSRIKLIFPPASGVLPTLDRENGDWWGSFLAVPEEERGSMRTYSVRDLRVDAEGTEVDVDFVLHLEPGLTGPASRWASTAAVGQELYLVGPRRGVDADAHGGAEYAPGTAASVVLAGDETAAPAIARILEDAPSDLRGVAFIEVPSPADILRIDVPSGVEVHWLPRDAGDPHGLRLIPAVLAHLGDADATDEIRVKDIDTEDLLWETPDYSGLGEEIAAADAPAERYFWIAGESGVVTTLRRHLVKDLGIDRSQVAFMGYWRRGVAMRG; translated from the coding sequence ATGTCCGCTGAGACCACCACCGAACGCCCCACCTACGTGCTCGCACGCGCCGAGGTGCGTGCGGTGAACCGCGTCTCGCCCTCGTTCGTGCGGGTGACCTTCGGCGGCGACGAACTGTTCGAGTTCGGCACCCCCGGCGATGTCTTCGACAGCCGCATCAAGCTCATCTTCCCCCCGGCATCCGGCGTGCTGCCGACCCTCGACCGCGAGAACGGCGACTGGTGGGGCTCGTTCCTCGCGGTGCCTGAGGAAGAGCGCGGATCGATGCGCACCTACTCGGTCCGTGATCTGCGTGTCGACGCAGAGGGCACCGAGGTCGACGTCGACTTCGTGCTGCACCTCGAGCCCGGTCTCACGGGCCCCGCGTCCCGCTGGGCGAGCACCGCCGCCGTGGGGCAGGAGCTGTACCTCGTCGGTCCGCGCCGCGGGGTGGATGCCGATGCGCACGGTGGGGCCGAGTACGCCCCCGGAACCGCAGCCTCGGTCGTGCTCGCGGGTGACGAGACGGCCGCCCCGGCGATCGCCCGCATCCTCGAGGATGCCCCGAGCGACCTGCGCGGCGTCGCCTTCATCGAGGTGCCGTCGCCCGCCGACATCCTGCGGATCGACGTGCCGTCCGGTGTCGAGGTGCACTGGCTCCCCCGTGATGCCGGTGATCCGCACGGGCTGCGACTGATCCCTGCGGTGCTCGCGCACCTCGGCGATGCTGATGCGACGGACGAGATCCGTGTGAAGGACATCGACACCGAGGACCTGCTCTGGGAGACGCCCGACTACTCGGGACTCGGCGAGGAGATCGCGGCGGCGGATGCTCCGGCCGAGCGCTACTTCTGGATCGCGGGCGAGAGCGGTGTCGTCACGACACTGCGCCGCCATCTCGTGAAGGACCTCGGCATCGACCGCTCGCAGGTGGCCTTCATGGGGTACTGGCGCCGCGGCGTCGCCATGCGCGGCTGA
- the deoD gene encoding purine-nucleoside phosphorylase: MSTHIAAEPGQIAPIVLFPGDPLRAKWIAGTFLDDAELYSETRGMLGYTGTWEGHRVSVQGSGMGQPSMAIYATELFTSYDVQTIVRVGSCGALTEKLKVRDIIIANGACTDSGINRVRFHGLDYAPVADFSLLRAAVEASEREPLDSAVHVGLLLSSDQFYSTRPELTAPFVQHGALGVEMETSGLYTLAAFHGRRALSICTVSDHIVTGEETTAQEREQTFGDMIRIALQAATAV; encoded by the coding sequence ATGAGCACGCACATCGCCGCAGAGCCCGGTCAGATCGCCCCCATCGTCCTGTTCCCCGGCGACCCGCTGCGGGCGAAGTGGATCGCCGGGACGTTCCTCGACGACGCCGAGCTCTACTCGGAGACCCGCGGGATGCTGGGCTACACCGGCACCTGGGAAGGCCACCGCGTCTCAGTGCAGGGCTCGGGCATGGGCCAGCCGTCGATGGCGATCTACGCCACCGAGCTGTTCACGTCGTACGACGTGCAGACCATTGTGCGTGTGGGGTCGTGCGGGGCGTTGACCGAGAAGCTGAAGGTGCGCGACATCATCATCGCCAACGGTGCCTGCACGGACTCCGGCATCAACCGGGTGCGCTTCCACGGACTCGACTATGCGCCGGTCGCGGACTTCTCGCTGCTGCGCGCCGCGGTCGAGGCGAGCGAGCGCGAGCCGCTGGACTCCGCCGTGCACGTGGGCCTGCTGCTGTCGAGCGACCAGTTCTACAGTACGCGCCCCGAGCTCACCGCGCCGTTCGTGCAGCACGGCGCGCTCGGCGTCGAGATGGAGACCAGCGGGCTGTACACGCTCGCCGCGTTCCACGGCCGTCGGGCTCTGAGCATCTGCACGGTGTCCGATCACATCGTCACCGGCGAGGAGACCACGGCGCAGGAGCGCGAGCAGACCTTCGGCGACATGATCCGCATCGCCCTGCAGGCGGCGACCGCGGTCTGA
- a CDS encoding FUSC family protein, whose protein sequence is MRIPAAIGASQRSPLLQVVKSAAATISAWLIAGWVFPAQLPVFAAIAALLVVQPSVNQSLSKALERSIGVIAGVVIAVALGLLLGSPSWIVLLAIVVAMLVAWVFRASPGTGNQVAISAMLVLALGSSSAEYAFARIVETLIGVVIGIVVNAAIVPPVLVAPARRDLGLLGGELAACLDRLADALPSPQTPARMQELMLEARLLRPMKDAAEASIAAGEESLTLNPRRSTHRADLREMRELLERLSPIVTQVIGMTRAYFDHYDDSIGEEPAVAAIAEQLRRAGHDVRLAVQIADVAQEPEALTSAIPALTAPLVIRPPSSQHWILIGSMMEDLRRIRDQLVED, encoded by the coding sequence ATGCGCATCCCCGCCGCGATCGGCGCCTCCCAGCGCTCCCCGTTGCTGCAGGTCGTGAAGTCGGCCGCAGCGACGATCTCGGCGTGGTTGATCGCCGGATGGGTGTTCCCCGCGCAGCTGCCGGTCTTCGCCGCGATCGCCGCGCTGCTGGTCGTGCAGCCCAGCGTGAACCAGTCCCTCTCGAAGGCGCTCGAGCGCAGCATCGGCGTGATCGCCGGCGTCGTGATCGCGGTCGCCCTCGGCCTGCTCCTCGGGTCGCCGAGCTGGATCGTGTTGCTCGCGATCGTGGTCGCCATGCTCGTCGCGTGGGTGTTCCGGGCCTCACCGGGCACCGGCAACCAGGTCGCGATCTCGGCGATGCTCGTCCTCGCCCTCGGGTCGTCCAGCGCCGAGTACGCATTCGCCCGCATCGTCGAGACGCTGATCGGCGTCGTGATCGGCATCGTCGTGAACGCGGCCATCGTGCCGCCCGTGCTCGTCGCGCCGGCACGCCGCGACCTCGGACTGCTGGGCGGCGAACTGGCGGCCTGTCTGGATCGTCTGGCCGACGCGCTGCCTTCCCCGCAGACCCCGGCCAGGATGCAGGAGCTGATGCTGGAAGCACGGCTGTTGCGGCCGATGAAGGATGCAGCCGAAGCCTCGATCGCGGCCGGCGAGGAGTCGCTCACGCTGAATCCGCGGCGCTCCACTCACCGTGCCGACCTACGGGAGATGCGGGAACTGCTGGAGCGGCTGTCGCCCATCGTCACGCAGGTGATCGGGATGACGCGTGCGTACTTCGACCACTACGACGACTCGATCGGCGAGGAACCCGCCGTCGCCGCGATCGCCGAGCAGCTGCGCAGGGCCGGGCATGATGTGCGCCTCGCGGTGCAGATCGCCGACGTCGCCCAGGAACCGGAGGCGCTGACCTCCGCCATCCCCGCGTTGACGGCTCCCCTCGTCATCCGTCCGCCGTCGTCGCAGCACTGGATCCTGATCGGGTCGATGATGGAGGACCTGCGGCGCATCCGCGATCAGCTGGTCGAGGACTGA
- a CDS encoding ATP-binding protein, which translates to MPSFGPSSAMVGRDADLAGVFRAFEGAVEGTPAALLVEGEAGIGKSRLLREFAAHVADRADVHVGWCLDLGAARTPYGPLTGILRSLVSTVGVDEVREAVGVGAEALGMLLPELVPVPTDRERTSPERLRDAIATLIETAASRAPQVLIVEDLHWADESTLAILSFLLRTLTRGRVLLLLSCRSDDVRRGDAVSRFIAEATRARLLDRIALQRLGTDAVRALAEQITGHPLSEGALERVQERAEGVPFFVEEIAGCTAGPLPDGLRDILLGRFDRLGDDARRVVQVASGAERPLAHPLLARLAALGEERLDDALREAMGIGILVISDDLYRFRHALLREAVHADLLPGERSRLHRAYAETLEEYCDDTESGDAAALAYHWQLAQDERRALIAAVEAMRHAKARFAFGAAARFGELALDLWPQVPDAADAAEVSHLELLHALGSILRNAGDGERALAVANLALDEVDPVTIDPRLHARLLRNKALYLVNLGRPGAIPLLLQALAIVDERVDDDQLRAELLNQLASRRMIAGDRVEAIAIATEAAEAAERAQSDDQLSIAANVRGASRAHLGDIEGGIREYTLARDLARGSTAEMRYRVNYSDLLGLLGRYREALLLAEEGLARSRLFGVERTSGSIMTQNMVVPLLERGEITRVEELLARDFMQGTLRVFRMYATMTRVRVLAWRGRSAEAAEAMREWLPAFEETGAVERQIWYDRVVMAVAVAESAGDPRGALAAILAMIDDEGPVLLHQRRLLLQAGAIIAELRAAGDDVSEASRAVAAAWAAQSAQLRAGTWSVILDALLVPTAETLDEAIDLADGEDVPVTFRVVSRIERARMLVHAGDRAAAASLLADAETIADALGHVQLQAAVAGFATAAGLRAGGEDESALLTARERQVLALIAEGLSNRQIGERLFISVKTVSVHVSAVLRKLGVSTRTEAALAARASAVLS; encoded by the coding sequence ATGCCCTCGTTCGGTCCCAGCTCCGCCATGGTCGGTCGTGACGCCGATCTCGCCGGCGTGTTTCGCGCATTCGAGGGCGCCGTGGAAGGAACGCCGGCTGCCCTGCTGGTCGAGGGCGAGGCAGGTATCGGGAAGTCGCGGCTGCTGCGGGAGTTCGCGGCGCACGTCGCAGATCGGGCCGATGTGCATGTCGGCTGGTGCCTCGACCTGGGCGCCGCGCGCACCCCCTACGGCCCTCTCACCGGCATCCTGCGTTCGCTGGTCTCGACGGTGGGCGTCGACGAGGTGCGTGAGGCCGTGGGCGTGGGAGCCGAGGCACTAGGCATGCTGCTCCCCGAGCTGGTCCCGGTGCCGACCGACCGCGAACGCACCAGCCCCGAACGACTCCGCGACGCGATCGCGACGCTCATCGAGACGGCGGCATCCCGTGCCCCGCAGGTGCTCATCGTGGAGGATCTGCACTGGGCCGACGAGTCGACGCTCGCGATCCTCTCCTTCCTGTTGCGCACGCTCACGCGTGGGAGGGTGCTTCTGCTTCTCAGCTGCCGCTCCGACGATGTGCGCCGCGGCGATGCGGTCAGCCGGTTCATCGCGGAGGCGACCAGGGCGAGGCTGCTCGATCGCATCGCTCTGCAGCGTCTCGGAACGGATGCCGTGCGGGCGCTCGCCGAGCAGATCACCGGCCATCCCCTCAGCGAGGGCGCGCTCGAGCGCGTGCAGGAGCGCGCAGAAGGCGTCCCGTTCTTCGTCGAGGAGATCGCCGGGTGCACGGCGGGACCGCTGCCCGACGGCCTCCGCGACATCCTGCTCGGTCGGTTCGACCGTCTCGGCGACGACGCTCGTCGGGTGGTCCAGGTCGCCTCGGGCGCGGAACGCCCGCTCGCTCATCCCCTCCTCGCGCGACTGGCCGCCCTGGGTGAGGAGCGACTCGACGACGCGCTCCGCGAGGCGATGGGCATCGGCATCCTCGTCATCTCCGACGATCTCTACCGCTTCCGGCATGCTCTGCTCCGCGAAGCCGTGCACGCCGACCTGCTGCCGGGGGAGCGGTCGAGGCTGCACCGCGCCTACGCCGAGACGCTCGAGGAGTACTGCGACGACACCGAGAGCGGCGATGCGGCGGCGCTGGCGTACCACTGGCAGCTCGCGCAAGACGAGCGCCGCGCCCTCATCGCGGCCGTCGAAGCGATGCGTCACGCCAAGGCGCGGTTCGCGTTCGGAGCCGCCGCCCGCTTCGGCGAGCTCGCTCTCGACCTGTGGCCGCAGGTGCCTGATGCGGCAGATGCGGCCGAGGTCTCGCACCTCGAACTGCTCCATGCCCTCGGGTCCATCCTGCGCAATGCGGGCGACGGTGAACGCGCGCTCGCGGTCGCCAATCTCGCGCTCGACGAGGTCGATCCAGTGACCATCGATCCTCGACTGCATGCGCGCCTGCTCCGCAACAAGGCGCTGTATCTGGTGAACCTCGGACGCCCCGGCGCGATCCCCCTGCTGCTGCAGGCGCTCGCGATCGTCGACGAGAGAGTCGATGATGACCAGCTCAGGGCGGAGCTGCTGAACCAGCTGGCGAGTCGCCGCATGATCGCGGGTGATCGCGTGGAGGCGATCGCGATCGCGACCGAGGCCGCCGAGGCGGCTGAGCGCGCGCAATCCGATGATCAGCTCTCGATCGCCGCGAACGTGCGAGGAGCCTCGCGCGCGCACCTGGGCGACATCGAGGGCGGCATCCGCGAATACACGCTCGCCCGCGACCTCGCGCGCGGGTCGACGGCGGAGATGCGTTACCGGGTCAACTACTCCGACCTTCTGGGCCTGCTCGGCCGCTACCGCGAGGCGCTGCTGCTCGCCGAGGAAGGACTCGCGCGCTCTCGGCTGTTCGGCGTGGAGCGCACCTCCGGGTCGATCATGACGCAGAACATGGTGGTGCCCCTGCTCGAGCGCGGCGAGATCACCCGTGTGGAGGAGTTGCTCGCGCGAGACTTCATGCAGGGCACCCTGCGGGTGTTCCGCATGTACGCGACGATGACGCGGGTGCGCGTGCTCGCGTGGCGAGGGCGTTCCGCCGAGGCGGCGGAGGCGATGCGCGAATGGCTTCCGGCGTTCGAGGAAACGGGAGCCGTCGAGCGGCAGATCTGGTACGACCGCGTGGTGATGGCCGTCGCCGTCGCCGAGAGCGCTGGAGACCCGCGAGGAGCGCTCGCCGCGATTCTCGCGATGATCGACGACGAAGGTCCCGTGCTGCTCCACCAGCGACGGCTGCTGCTGCAGGCCGGGGCGATCATCGCCGAGCTGCGCGCTGCCGGCGATGATGTGAGCGAGGCATCGCGTGCGGTCGCTGCGGCCTGGGCCGCGCAGTCCGCGCAACTGAGAGCCGGCACCTGGTCCGTGATTCTCGACGCACTGCTCGTTCCGACGGCAGAAACGCTCGACGAGGCGATCGATCTCGCCGACGGCGAAGACGTACCGGTCACCTTCCGCGTCGTCAGTCGCATCGAACGCGCACGGATGCTCGTGCATGCGGGCGATCGTGCCGCGGCGGCATCGCTGCTGGCAGACGCCGAGACGATCGCCGATGCGCTGGGTCACGTGCAGCTGCAGGCCGCGGTAGCGGGCTTCGCGACCGCGGCCGGGCTGCGGGCGGGCGGAGAAGACGAGTCCGCGCTCCTCACCGCACGCGAACGCCAGGTGCTGGCGCTCATCGCCGAGGGGCTGAGCAACCGCCAGATCGGCGAGCGGCTGTTCATCAGCGTGAAGACCGTGAGCGTGCATGTGTCGGCGGTGCTGCGGAAGCTCGGGGTGAGCACACGCACCGAGGCGGCGCTGGCTGCCCGCGCCTCTGCCGTGCTGTCCTGA
- a CDS encoding DNA alkylation repair protein — protein MPDMTLAEALGELAALEDPKMRAANEKRGDDHGMNLSRLRTLAKRIKTDQPLAKELWETGETPARLLALLICTPRAFTPDELDAMLRETHPPKVNDWFVNYVAKKTPLAEEMRGRWFDDADPTVAAAAWSLTSVRVVKQPDGLDLAHLLDLIERDMKDAPKRLQWSMNETLAQIGIHHPVLRARALAIGENLQVLADYPTAPGCTSPFAPLWIGEMVRRNEG, from the coding sequence ATGCCCGACATGACGCTGGCCGAGGCGCTCGGCGAACTCGCCGCCCTCGAGGATCCGAAGATGCGCGCCGCGAACGAGAAGCGCGGCGACGACCACGGGATGAACCTCAGCCGCCTGCGCACGCTGGCGAAGCGCATCAAGACCGACCAGCCGCTCGCGAAGGAGCTGTGGGAGACGGGCGAGACGCCGGCGCGGCTGCTCGCGCTGCTCATCTGCACGCCGCGCGCGTTCACGCCGGACGAGCTCGACGCGATGCTGCGCGAGACGCATCCGCCGAAGGTCAACGACTGGTTCGTGAACTACGTCGCGAAGAAGACGCCACTCGCCGAGGAGATGCGGGGGCGCTGGTTCGACGACGCCGACCCGACGGTCGCCGCCGCGGCCTGGTCGCTCACCTCCGTGCGGGTCGTGAAGCAGCCGGACGGACTCGACCTCGCGCACCTTCTCGACCTGATCGAACGTGACATGAAGGATGCTCCGAAGCGGCTGCAGTGGTCGATGAACGAGACCCTCGCGCAGATCGGCATCCATCATCCGGTGCTGCGGGCGCGGGCACTGGCGATCGGCGAGAACCTGCAGGTGCTGGCCGACTACCCGACCGCCCCGGGGTGCACCTCTCCGTTCGCCCCGCTGTGGATCGGCGAGATGGTGCGACGCAACGAGGGCTGA
- a CDS encoding cold-shock protein, giving the protein MATGTVKWFNAEKGFGFIAPDDGSDDLFAHYSAITGSGFKELRENQKVEFDAERGPKGMQAANIRAL; this is encoded by the coding sequence ATGGCCACTGGCACTGTGAAATGGTTCAACGCGGAAAAGGGCTTCGGCTTCATCGCTCCCGATGACGGCTCCGACGACCTGTTCGCCCACTACTCGGCGATCACGGGCTCGGGCTTCAAGGAGCTCCGCGAGAACCAGAAGGTCGAATTCGACGCTGAGCGTGGCCCCAAGGGCATGCAGGCTGCGAACATCCGCGCTCTCTGA
- a CDS encoding FecCD family ABC transporter permease, with product MATVTVPTPGAADLRRPAWARTLWLLIGLGVLLVLCVLSVCFGVRAVSIDDISAALGGQTDTLAQAAIVKRLPRTVLALLVGAALALSGATMQAVTRNPIADPGILGVSNGASLAVVIGIAFLGLSNPYGQMALAIVGAAVAATFVYTVGSLGRGGATPLKLALAGAATSAAFASLISAIMLPRVDLLQAFQSWQIGGVGGAEWPRIALTAPVLALGALICFASARGMNSLALGDDMAKGLGEHVFRTRLMSALGAVILAGAATAIAGPIGFVGLVIPHVCRLLIGTDHRWLLPFSALAGAALLLASDIIGRVISPSSEEIQVGIITAIVGAPFFIWIVRRQKVREL from the coding sequence GTGGCCACCGTCACCGTTCCCACGCCGGGCGCCGCAGACCTGCGGCGTCCGGCGTGGGCGCGTACCCTCTGGCTGCTGATCGGGCTGGGCGTGCTGCTCGTGCTCTGCGTGCTGTCGGTGTGCTTCGGAGTGCGCGCGGTGAGCATCGACGACATCTCCGCGGCTCTCGGCGGGCAGACCGACACCCTCGCCCAGGCCGCGATCGTCAAGAGGCTGCCTCGCACGGTGCTCGCGCTGCTGGTCGGCGCCGCCCTCGCGCTCTCCGGCGCCACCATGCAGGCCGTGACCCGCAATCCGATCGCCGACCCCGGCATCCTCGGCGTCTCGAACGGTGCGTCGCTCGCGGTCGTGATCGGCATCGCGTTCCTGGGTCTCTCGAACCCCTACGGGCAGATGGCCCTCGCGATCGTCGGCGCCGCGGTCGCCGCGACCTTCGTCTACACGGTCGGATCGCTCGGACGAGGGGGAGCGACACCGCTCAAGCTCGCCCTCGCGGGAGCGGCCACCTCCGCCGCCTTCGCCTCGCTCATCAGCGCGATCATGCTGCCCCGCGTCGATCTGCTGCAGGCGTTCCAGTCCTGGCAGATCGGCGGCGTCGGCGGTGCGGAGTGGCCGCGCATCGCCTTGACCGCTCCGGTCCTCGCGCTCGGCGCACTCATCTGCTTCGCGAGCGCCCGCGGCATGAACTCCCTCGCGCTCGGCGACGACATGGCCAAGGGGCTCGGGGAGCACGTCTTCCGCACCCGCCTGATGTCGGCGCTGGGCGCCGTGATCCTCGCCGGTGCGGCGACCGCCATCGCCGGACCGATCGGGTTCGTCGGCCTGGTGATCCCGCACGTCTGCCGCCTGCTGATCGGCACTGACCACCGCTGGCTGCTGCCGTTCTCGGCCCTCGCCGGTGCGGCGCTGCTGCTCGCGAGCGACATCATCGGCCGCGTGATCTCGCCTTCGTCCGAAGAGATCCAGGTGGGCATCATCACCGCGATCGTGGGAGCCCCGTTCTTCATCTGGATCGTCCGCCGTCAGAAGGTGCGGGAACTGTGA